One window of the Acidimicrobiales bacterium genome contains the following:
- a CDS encoding DMT family transporter, translating to MAVKGVSPGGAGVLAGAPTTRRPPMTTRRPRASDGQVRVLVWAVWLAAFVSALVLVLLNARDIPVREDFTMAPAMTGHQDNFLGWLWSQNNEHRVPVPRLVYLGLLKLWPDFRVGMVFNIVLLAVIAAAFIVFLRRVRGRTRWTDAFFPIVFLNLGNWENMGWGWELQFVVATALVCALLMGIASRGEITTRRALVVGGSLVGIPLTGATALPFAPLLSLALIPRIRSAGRHARVVLLTSITLTLVVTVVYFVGLQQPSWLVPSPSPLTTIKASLMFLATGLGTGAGAWWLVSVLVVIGLLAGAAFVLYRARRRGGWLLLVFLLAGLILAGEVGQSRAGYLPYFGLPDRYALIAAPILCCAYIAYERYAGRMWRRVGPGLLCAAVVAALPLDVVYGLQFRDWYHAEVDPFAHDVSVGVPQSELGWYRATYEGKEIWQGMRDLQQAHIGIFSQLREDDNVPPPPGQRIDGLDAGGTGWSTAGGPVSTGALEQNGAQPVLRWDYGAAVGTVPTLVRWFPTPESWSGDGSLAMSFEGQGSGRVVYLRLVVASGAQGLDYWESSFVDSQAGSRTIVLPWNVFNHVGPRGQIDYQTPLTSHLQRVVGVVFGITEPGRGSLMIQRMSVGVGYPDLIPPGWPELYRHSLPPWPESKPPWLSG from the coding sequence TTGGCGGTCAAGGGGGTGAGCCCGGGCGGCGCGGGTGTGCTGGCCGGAGCACCGACAACGCGTCGCCCGCCGATGACCACCCGGCGGCCGCGGGCCTCCGATGGCCAGGTCCGTGTCCTGGTCTGGGCTGTGTGGCTGGCTGCCTTCGTCTCCGCCCTCGTCCTCGTGCTCCTGAACGCCCGGGACATCCCCGTTCGCGAGGACTTCACGATGGCGCCGGCAATGACCGGCCATCAGGACAACTTCCTGGGCTGGCTGTGGAGCCAGAACAACGAGCACCGGGTACCGGTGCCCAGGCTCGTCTATCTGGGATTGCTGAAGCTGTGGCCGGACTTCCGGGTGGGCATGGTCTTCAACATCGTCCTCCTGGCGGTCATCGCCGCCGCCTTCATCGTCTTCCTCCGCCGAGTCAGGGGTCGTACGCGGTGGACCGACGCCTTCTTCCCGATCGTCTTCTTGAACCTGGGCAACTGGGAGAACATGGGCTGGGGCTGGGAGCTGCAGTTCGTGGTGGCCACGGCCCTGGTCTGTGCCCTGCTCATGGGCATCGCCTCGAGGGGTGAGATCACGACCCGGCGGGCCCTGGTGGTCGGCGGGTCCTTGGTGGGGATCCCCCTCACGGGGGCGACGGCGTTGCCCTTCGCCCCGCTGTTGTCCCTCGCCCTCATTCCCAGGATCCGCTCCGCTGGCCGGCATGCGCGAGTCGTTCTCCTCACCTCGATCACCCTGACCCTGGTGGTGACGGTGGTGTACTTCGTCGGGCTGCAGCAGCCGTCGTGGTTGGTACCAAGCCCGAGCCCGCTCACCACCATCAAGGCGAGCCTCATGTTCCTGGCGACCGGCCTGGGTACCGGTGCCGGCGCCTGGTGGCTCGTCTCGGTCCTGGTTGTCATCGGGCTCCTGGCCGGCGCCGCCTTCGTGCTGTACCGGGCGAGACGTCGGGGAGGCTGGCTGCTGCTGGTCTTTCTCCTGGCCGGGCTCATACTGGCTGGAGAGGTCGGCCAGAGCCGTGCTGGCTACCTCCCCTACTTTGGGCTGCCCGACCGGTACGCCCTCATCGCCGCGCCCATCCTCTGCTGCGCCTATATCGCCTACGAGCGCTACGCCGGTCGGATGTGGCGCCGCGTCGGGCCAGGGCTGTTGTGCGCCGCTGTCGTTGCTGCTCTCCCCCTGGACGTCGTCTATGGCCTGCAGTTCCGGGACTGGTACCACGCCGAGGTGGACCCGTTCGCACACGACGTGTCCGTCGGCGTGCCACAGTCCGAGCTCGGGTGGTACCGGGCCACCTACGAGGGCAAGGAGATATGGCAGGGAATGCGCGACCTCCAGCAGGCGCACATCGGCATCTTCAGCCAGCTGCGAGAGGACGACAACGTCCCTCCACCCCCGGGGCAGAGGATCGACGGGCTCGACGCCGGCGGAACGGGATGGTCTACCGCGGGTGGCCCTGTCAGCACGGGTGCCTTGGAGCAGAACGGCGCCCAGCCGGTCCTACGCTGGGACTACGGTGCCGCGGTGGGCACGGTGCCGACGCTGGTGCGCTGGTTCCCGACACCCGAGAGCTGGTCAGGCGATGGGTCTCTGGCGATGTCATTCGAGGGGCAGGGGAGCGGGCGGGTCGTCTACCTGCGGCTGGTTGTGGCGTCGGGAGCCCAGGGGCTCGACTACTGGGAGAGCAGCTTCGTCGACAGCCAGGCTGGCAGCCGCACGATCGTCCTTCCCTGGAATGTCTTCAACCACGTGGGCCCGAGGGGGCAGATCGACTACCAGACGCCGCTGACGTCTCATCTGCAGAGGGTCGTTGGCGTAGTCTTCGGGATCACGGAGCCGGGACGTGGAAGCCTCATGATCCAACGCATGTCTGTCGGCGTAGGTTACCCAGACCTGATCCCGCCGGGCTGGCCGGAGCTCTACCGCCACTCCCTACCGCCGTGGCCCGAGTCGAAGCCACCTTGGCTGTCGGGGTGA
- a CDS encoding glycosyltransferase family 2 protein, with product MKLVGLYVVRNEEDLLEVNLRHHFSTAIDAAIAIDNGSTDRTLDVLLRLSEEFPILVASEPGPYHQSEKMTRMARLAAHQGADWVLPIDADEFWTGVESPLREVLAQLPTSVSAVKVDVVNFVQRRDVLVPDATSLLTMTMTPVRRSEGASRILEGQVDNDLIGFVEYIYESKWISRAGPRILIGEGNHYVWNTAGDMPSLSTIACLHAPFRARSVFTPKLDFGRRILEGDGQWSSWHARRWWRLGRQGLMDAEWAANSYADGALDVGGRRRELVEDTRLRETVQPLVPGGGVERPPASRSIDPALGAYLLALDTVPGQLLSVDARLLIELDREQYLHGIRGDIVDIGAYHGRTASLFGYFVRHRSDRLMVCGLFDKVTSTSDETSGEIERPYACSRQEFEAHYLRFHAVLPTIIGNPSAQLDEAAKAQGCRLVHIGTSRGYDAVKQDINIAQRLLAPGGVVIFDDFCEPLNPGAAAAIWEEVLGGRFVPICMTFNKLYGHWGKATTTAPDWSSALEHWLHEEHDIEAVTHRLASRSVIQFSSDDARNTTRSPTESLVIIPSAEDLEISDAEPAGSNRAVTEIVGGILGRLTDIPPDRRFFAKLARRPRVVSAHLRAWQALRSSALFDAGYYLGRNPDVAAAGVEPLWHYVQAGESEGRWPNPFFDPSFYRLRMPEVSSSDSNLLQHFLERGGFEGRAPSNEFDPSYYLALHPDVADSGQNPLSHYLTVGQIEGRSRRLEG from the coding sequence GTGAAGCTCGTAGGACTGTACGTAGTTCGTAATGAGGAGGATCTCCTCGAGGTAAATCTGCGGCATCACTTCAGCACCGCGATCGATGCCGCTATCGCCATCGACAACGGATCGACCGATCGCACGCTCGATGTGCTGCTGCGACTCTCAGAGGAATTCCCGATCCTCGTAGCGAGTGAGCCTGGTCCCTACCACCAGTCCGAGAAGATGACCAGAATGGCCCGCTTGGCGGCGCACCAGGGAGCCGACTGGGTTCTACCTATCGACGCCGACGAGTTCTGGACCGGCGTCGAGTCGCCGCTGAGAGAGGTCCTCGCGCAACTCCCAACCTCGGTATCAGCCGTCAAGGTCGACGTCGTCAACTTCGTGCAACGGCGCGACGTCCTGGTGCCAGACGCCACGAGCCTGCTCACGATGACCATGACGCCGGTCCGCCGGTCCGAGGGTGCCTCCCGCATCCTGGAGGGTCAGGTGGACAACGACCTGATCGGGTTCGTCGAATACATCTATGAGTCGAAATGGATCAGTCGAGCCGGGCCCAGGATCCTCATCGGGGAAGGAAACCATTACGTTTGGAACACGGCTGGCGACATGCCATCCCTCTCGACCATCGCATGCCTGCACGCACCGTTCAGGGCCCGGTCGGTGTTTACGCCGAAGCTGGACTTCGGTCGGCGCATCCTCGAGGGAGATGGCCAATGGTCATCCTGGCATGCCCGCCGTTGGTGGCGTCTCGGCCGTCAGGGCCTGATGGACGCAGAATGGGCAGCCAACAGCTACGCGGACGGGGCGCTGGACGTGGGAGGGCGACGCCGGGAGCTCGTCGAGGATACGCGCCTCCGTGAGACCGTCCAACCGCTTGTTCCCGGAGGGGGCGTCGAGCGCCCGCCGGCAAGCCGTTCAATCGATCCTGCACTGGGCGCGTACCTGCTCGCGCTCGACACTGTTCCCGGTCAGCTTCTCTCCGTAGATGCACGCTTGCTCATCGAACTTGACCGAGAGCAGTACCTCCATGGCATCCGCGGTGACATCGTGGACATTGGCGCCTATCACGGAAGGACCGCCAGCCTCTTCGGCTACTTCGTTCGTCATCGATCTGATCGGCTCATGGTCTGCGGTCTGTTCGACAAGGTGACATCAACAAGTGACGAGACCTCCGGCGAGATCGAGCGTCCCTACGCGTGCTCGCGGCAGGAGTTCGAGGCCCACTACCTTCGTTTTCATGCCGTCTTACCAACGATCATCGGAAACCCGTCAGCCCAGTTGGACGAGGCGGCCAAGGCGCAAGGCTGCCGGCTGGTGCACATCGGCACCAGCCGTGGCTATGACGCAGTCAAGCAGGACATCAACATTGCGCAGCGGCTTCTGGCTCCCGGCGGGGTCGTGATATTCGACGACTTCTGCGAGCCCCTCAACCCTGGAGCAGCAGCGGCAATCTGGGAGGAGGTGCTCGGCGGCCGCTTCGTTCCCATCTGCATGACTTTCAACAAGTTGTACGGACATTGGGGTAAGGCAACTACCACCGCTCCCGACTGGTCGTCTGCCCTCGAACATTGGCTGCATGAAGAACACGACATTGAAGCGGTGACCCACAGGCTGGCGAGCCGGTCTGTAATCCAGTTCTCCTCGGACGACGCCCGGAATACCACCCGGTCCCCGACCGAGTCGCTGGTCATCATCCCCTCCGCCGAGGATCTGGAGATCTCGGATGCGGAGCCGGCCGGCTCGAACAGAGCCGTGACCGAGATCGTCGGAGGGATCCTTGGCCGGCTCACCGACATCCCGCCAGACCGGCGATTCTTCGCCAAGCTCGCCCGGCGTCCCCGGGTGGTCAGTGCCCATCTGCGAGCGTGGCAGGCGCTTCGTAGTAGCGCGCTGTTCGACGCGGGGTACTACCTCGGACGAAATCCCGATGTAGCCGCCGCTGGCGTCGAACCCCTCTGGCACTATGTACAGGCGGGGGAGTCGGAGGGACGCTGGCCGAACCCGTTCTTCGATCCATCCTTCTATCGCCTTCGCATGCCTGAAGTGTCGAGCAGCGACTCGAACCTTCTGCAGCACTTCCTCGAGCGTGGTGGCTTCGAGGGTCGGGCACCCAGTAACGAGTTCGATCCGTCCTATTACCTGGCTCTCCATCCTGATGTCGCTGATTCAGGGCAGAACCCTCTATCCCATTACCTGACAGTTGGCCAGATCGAGGGGCGCAGCCGGCGTCTCGAGGGTTGA
- a CDS encoding carbohydrate binding domain-containing protein: MAVKDLSSGEAAVLEPALATPDEGTQLRSSDGRARLFVWGSWTAGLVSSFIVVLSNARNFPIYEDWQMVPALTGHQDHFLNWLWSPVNTHRVPLPRLIYLGLLKLWPDFRVGMIFNILLLGLIAAAFILYLRHVRGRTRWSDAFFPLAFLSLGNWANMGFGWQLMWVVAAALACGLLLGVATAGEFSTRRALAVGACLVAIPLTGATALPFVPLVSLALLPRIRRSHHRVRVILISSICVGIALTVLDFVGLQHPAETPPSPSLWATLATGAKFIALAVGPAAGAWWFVSALTVISILAGAAVLVFRNRREGTWPLLAFLLAGFVIAAEIGNERAGNLPQWGMLDYYPLAALPVLCCAYIVYDRYGPTTWRRFGPGVLCAGLVAILPINIYYGFQFRDWYHGFVDPFANEIKAGIPVDELSYHGATGAWKNALLDLRQAGIGVFSRVQDRGVIAPGRRVDGLDGGGQGWFTVGGASSAGLLEGVPAQQVLQWNYDTQGSVPVLGRSFPAGEDWRATRSIDFTVTGEGSGRTVDIRVATASGSGGVDRYDATFDDDRLGTRTIAIPWDAFRHVNTKGELDSKGPIPLQHVVAVSFGAVGAGHGSLVIQRITLEPGQQWGWPWSSAAGRRSLPPWR, translated from the coding sequence TTGGCTGTCAAGGACTTGAGCTCGGGCGAGGCGGCCGTGCTGGAACCTGCGCTGGCCACGCCTGACGAAGGGACACAGCTGCGGTCCTCAGACGGCCGAGCCCGCCTCTTCGTCTGGGGGTCATGGACCGCAGGCCTCGTCTCCTCCTTCATCGTCGTGCTGTCGAACGCGCGGAACTTCCCCATCTATGAGGACTGGCAGATGGTGCCTGCCCTCACCGGTCATCAGGACCACTTCTTGAACTGGCTGTGGAGCCCGGTCAACACCCACCGGGTGCCATTGCCGCGGCTTATCTACCTGGGGTTGCTCAAGCTGTGGCCTGACTTCAGGGTCGGGATGATCTTCAACATCCTCCTCCTCGGCCTCATAGCTGCCGCCTTCATCCTGTACCTGCGCCACGTTCGAGGTCGTACCCGCTGGAGCGACGCCTTCTTTCCTCTGGCCTTCCTGAGCCTTGGAAACTGGGCGAACATGGGGTTCGGCTGGCAGCTCATGTGGGTGGTGGCGGCCGCGCTGGCCTGTGGGTTGCTGCTGGGTGTCGCGACGGCCGGCGAGTTCTCTACACGGCGAGCGCTAGCGGTGGGTGCGTGTCTTGTCGCGATCCCGCTTACGGGTGCGACCGCCCTCCCGTTCGTTCCCTTGGTCTCGTTGGCACTGCTCCCGAGGATTCGTCGTTCGCACCATCGGGTCAGGGTCATACTCATCTCATCCATCTGCGTCGGCATCGCCCTGACTGTTCTTGACTTCGTGGGACTGCAGCACCCGGCAGAAACTCCACCAAGTCCGAGTTTGTGGGCGACGCTGGCGACGGGGGCAAAGTTCATCGCGCTGGCCGTCGGTCCTGCCGCCGGGGCGTGGTGGTTCGTCTCGGCCTTGACGGTGATCTCGATACTGGCCGGCGCCGCGGTATTGGTCTTCCGGAACCGACGGGAGGGTACGTGGCCGCTGTTGGCTTTCCTGCTCGCTGGTTTCGTGATCGCCGCAGAGATCGGAAACGAACGCGCTGGGAACCTTCCCCAGTGGGGAATGCTTGACTATTACCCGCTGGCAGCGCTGCCGGTCCTGTGCTGTGCGTACATTGTCTACGATCGCTATGGGCCAACGACTTGGCGGCGCTTCGGACCGGGAGTGCTGTGCGCGGGCCTGGTCGCCATACTTCCGATAAATATCTACTACGGGTTCCAATTTCGAGACTGGTACCACGGCTTCGTCGACCCCTTCGCGAACGAGATCAAGGCTGGCATACCGGTCGATGAGCTCAGCTACCACGGGGCTACCGGCGCGTGGAAGAACGCGCTCCTTGACTTGCGGCAGGCTGGTATCGGTGTTTTCAGCCGCGTGCAAGACCGGGGGGTGATCGCTCCTGGGCGCAGAGTCGACGGCCTCGACGGTGGTGGGCAAGGCTGGTTCACGGTCGGCGGTGCCTCGAGTGCGGGCCTACTCGAGGGGGTTCCGGCGCAGCAGGTGCTGCAGTGGAACTACGACACCCAAGGGAGCGTGCCGGTGCTCGGCCGGTCCTTTCCCGCCGGAGAAGACTGGCGGGCAACGCGTAGCATCGACTTTACGGTGACGGGGGAAGGCAGTGGCCGGACGGTGGACATCCGGGTGGCCACAGCCTCGGGCTCAGGAGGCGTCGATCGCTATGACGCCACCTTCGATGACGATCGGCTCGGTACTCGTACCATCGCCATCCCTTGGGACGCGTTCCGGCACGTGAACACGAAGGGAGAGCTCGACAGCAAAGGACCCATCCCCCTCCAACATGTCGTGGCCGTGTCGTTCGGGGCGGTGGGAGCCGGACACGGCAGTCTCGTGATCCAACGAATCACGTTGGAGCCAGGGCAGCAATGGGGCTGGCCGTGGAGCTCGGCTGCTGGCAGGCGTTCGCTGCCGCCGTGGCGATAG
- a CDS encoding MFS transporter, producing MAAALHRVVTEATVDAARADVVLQPRSDMVLERTLAPGLFEAAEGPVDTYRRQVVVDPDESGRTRVSQTVEFRLAVPWVGWLFLLPSRRLLGSLERPARAPWWLPPARLDPKTTRALTALAALALVDGYLGTVLTQTGTFAAREFGASDRALGVALAVVRGDVALAFVLVALADRRGRRGLLLGCTAAGCALTMLGALSPSLVWLAGSQVVSRGFVTAAVILLAVVAAEEVPAGARAYSFGILVLTAALGAGVCALLLILADFGPGAWRALYVVPAAGLVVLIPIARKLPESRRFAAPHAIATLRGHGWRLWLLAGSRFLLNVFLVPATQYQNQFLRAERGFSGARISLFLIGTNTPGGIGVVAGGRLADVRGRRIVAGVGLIGGVGATVAMYSTRGWSMWIAGVAAAVIGAAVLPALGVYGPELFPTSLRGRANGLLYVSDRLGGASGLLTVGFLAGPLGSLGRPLALLALGPLALSVIVLTLFPETAGVELETLNPEDAGDPK from the coding sequence ATGGCGGCGGCCCTGCATCGAGTCGTCACCGAGGCCACGGTCGACGCCGCCCGGGCCGATGTGGTGCTCCAGCCTCGCTCGGACATGGTGCTGGAGCGGACGTTGGCGCCTGGGCTCTTCGAGGCGGCCGAAGGCCCCGTGGACACGTACCGTCGCCAGGTCGTCGTCGACCCGGACGAGAGCGGGCGAACGCGCGTCAGCCAGACGGTCGAATTTCGCCTGGCCGTGCCCTGGGTGGGCTGGCTGTTCCTGCTCCCCTCCCGCCGCCTCCTGGGCTCCCTCGAGCGCCCGGCGCGCGCCCCGTGGTGGTTGCCGCCGGCTCGACTCGATCCGAAGACGACCCGAGCGCTCACGGCGCTGGCGGCGTTGGCCCTGGTCGACGGCTACCTCGGCACGGTGCTCACCCAGACAGGGACGTTCGCGGCCCGCGAGTTCGGAGCCAGCGACCGGGCCCTGGGGGTGGCGCTCGCCGTCGTCAGGGGCGACGTCGCCCTCGCATTCGTCCTGGTGGCCTTGGCCGACCGCCGGGGGAGACGGGGGTTGCTGCTCGGCTGCACGGCCGCGGGCTGCGCCCTGACGATGCTCGGAGCGCTCTCCCCCTCGCTGGTCTGGCTCGCCGGCAGCCAGGTCGTCTCCCGCGGCTTCGTCACCGCCGCCGTCATCCTGTTGGCGGTGGTGGCAGCCGAGGAGGTCCCCGCCGGCGCTCGCGCCTATTCGTTCGGCATCCTGGTACTGACGGCCGCCCTGGGCGCCGGCGTGTGCGCGCTGCTGCTCATCCTGGCCGACTTCGGACCGGGCGCCTGGCGGGCGTTGTACGTGGTGCCCGCGGCCGGGCTCGTCGTGCTGATCCCGATCGCCCGCAAACTCCCTGAGAGCCGGCGCTTCGCCGCGCCGCATGCCATCGCGACGCTGCGCGGCCACGGTTGGCGGCTGTGGCTGCTGGCCGGCTCACGCTTCCTGCTCAACGTCTTCCTCGTGCCCGCCACGCAGTATCAGAACCAGTTCCTGCGGGCGGAGCGCGGTTTCTCGGGCGCCCGGATCTCGCTGTTCCTCATCGGCACCAACACACCCGGCGGCATCGGCGTCGTCGCTGGAGGTCGGCTGGCAGATGTGCGCGGGCGACGGATCGTCGCCGGGGTCGGCCTGATCGGAGGGGTCGGCGCCACGGTCGCGATGTACTCCACGCGGGGCTGGTCCATGTGGATCGCTGGCGTGGCTGCCGCGGTGATCGGCGCCGCGGTGCTTCCGGCGCTCGGGGTCTACGGTCCGGAGCTGTTCCCCACGTCGCTCCGAGGGCGGGCCAACGGGCTGCTCTACGTGAGCGATCGGCTCGGCGGAGCGAGCGGCCTGCTGACGGTGGGCTTCCTGGCCGGCCCGCTCGGATCGCTCGGCCGCCCGCTGGCGCTGCTGGCGCTGGGGCCCCTCGCGTTGAGCGTGATCGTGCTCACGCTCTTTCCGGAGACGGCGGGCGTCGAGCTGGAGACGCTGAACCCGGAGGACGCGGGCGACCCGAAGTGA
- the murA gene encoding UDP-N-acetylglucosamine 1-carboxyvinyltransferase, which produces MDRFVVRPGPPLSGTVRVGGAKNSVLKLMAACLLAEGRYHLSNVPRIADVETMSDVLAAMGVGVRRTGEHELTIDTPADLTPEAPYELVERMRASVVVLGPLLARFGTARVAMPGGDDFGHRPIDIHLRSFESMGVTFEAAHGYVEGRAGRLVGTRVVLEFPSHTATDNVLMAAARAKGTTIIENAAREPEVADLAAFLNHMGARIGGAGTSRIEVEGVEELRPVDHRVIPDRVETATFLTAVGLARGEALIEDGRAEHLDMLIQKLGAMGVHVSPTSDGLWVAASGPRRSVDVATLPYPGVATDYKPLLVTMLSVAEGVGIVTENLFRGRFRYVDELRRMGADIRTEGHHAVVRGVQRLSGAPVRAPDIRAGAALVLAGLVADGETAVGDAHHVDRGYERFADKLAALGADVSRAS; this is translated from the coding sequence GTGGATCGCTTCGTCGTTCGTCCCGGCCCCCCGCTGTCCGGCACGGTGCGGGTGGGAGGGGCCAAGAACTCCGTGCTCAAGCTCATGGCCGCCTGCCTGCTGGCCGAGGGCCGCTACCACCTGTCCAACGTTCCCCGCATCGCTGACGTCGAGACGATGAGCGACGTGCTGGCGGCCATGGGGGTCGGCGTCCGACGCACGGGAGAGCACGAGCTGACTATCGACACGCCCGCGGACCTCACCCCCGAGGCGCCCTACGAGCTCGTCGAGCGAATGCGGGCGTCGGTGGTCGTGCTGGGACCGCTCCTCGCCCGCTTCGGCACCGCCAGGGTGGCCATGCCGGGAGGCGACGACTTCGGGCACCGTCCCATCGACATCCACCTGCGCAGCTTCGAGTCCATGGGTGTCACCTTCGAGGCCGCCCACGGCTACGTGGAGGGGCGGGCAGGACGTCTGGTGGGCACCCGAGTGGTCCTCGAGTTCCCCAGCCACACCGCGACCGACAACGTGCTGATGGCGGCGGCGCGCGCCAAAGGGACGACGATCATCGAGAACGCGGCGCGCGAGCCCGAGGTCGCCGACCTGGCAGCCTTCCTCAACCACATGGGCGCGAGGATCGGTGGGGCGGGGACGTCGCGCATCGAGGTCGAAGGGGTCGAGGAGCTACGGCCCGTAGATCACCGCGTCATCCCCGACCGTGTCGAGACGGCGACGTTCCTGACTGCCGTCGGTCTGGCCAGAGGTGAGGCCCTCATCGAAGACGGTCGGGCCGAGCATCTCGACATGCTCATCCAGAAGCTCGGCGCCATGGGCGTCCACGTCTCGCCCACCTCGGACGGCCTGTGGGTCGCGGCCTCCGGGCCTCGCCGGTCGGTGGACGTCGCCACGCTTCCCTATCCGGGTGTCGCGACGGACTACAAGCCGCTGCTCGTGACGATGCTGTCGGTCGCCGAAGGCGTGGGCATCGTGACCGAGAACCTCTTCAGGGGCCGGTTCCGCTACGTCGACGAGCTCCGGCGCATGGGCGCCGACATTCGCACCGAGGGTCACCACGCCGTGGTTCGGGGCGTGCAGCGCCTGTCAGGAGCCCCCGTCCGCGCCCCCGACATCCGGGCGGGCGCCGCGCTCGTCCTGGCCGGGCTGGTCGCCGACGGCGAGACCGCGGTGGGCGATGCCCATCACGTGGACCGGGGCTACGAGCGCTTCGCCGACAAGCTCGCCGCCCTGGGCGCCGACGTGTCCAGGGCCAGCTGA
- the meaB gene encoding methylmalonyl Co-A mutase-associated GTPase MeaB, with protein MPGRADVEQLVKAAVEGDRGSLARLISLVERGGPQARAVGRLTYPRGGQAYSVGITGAPGSGKSTLTDRLIAEARSQGGQVGVLAVDPSSPFSGGAILGDRVRMQDHSVDPGVFIRSMATRGHMGGLALAVPEAIRVLDAAGMPMVLVETVGVGQVELEVAGATDTTVVVVNPGWGDAVQANKAGLLEIADLLVINKADRPGARETHRDLALMLELSTFGDWRPPIVETVASTGKGITELSGELARHRAFQEERGALDRRRAQRLEDELRTIVTRRLEQRADSLSTGASFDSMRSAMIERRLDPYQAADEILDGLVG; from the coding sequence GTGCCGGGTCGCGCCGACGTCGAGCAGCTGGTCAAGGCGGCAGTCGAGGGCGACCGCGGCTCGCTGGCCCGCCTCATCTCCCTGGTCGAACGGGGCGGTCCGCAGGCCCGGGCGGTCGGCCGCCTGACCTACCCGAGGGGTGGGCAGGCCTACAGCGTGGGCATCACCGGCGCCCCCGGATCGGGCAAGTCGACCCTGACCGACCGGCTGATCGCCGAGGCCAGGAGCCAGGGAGGGCAGGTCGGCGTGCTGGCGGTCGACCCGTCCTCGCCGTTCTCGGGGGGCGCCATCCTCGGGGATCGGGTCCGTATGCAGGACCACTCCGTCGATCCCGGGGTCTTCATCCGCTCGATGGCCACCCGCGGCCACATGGGCGGGCTCGCCCTCGCCGTGCCCGAAGCCATACGGGTCCTCGACGCCGCCGGGATGCCGATGGTGCTCGTCGAGACCGTCGGCGTCGGACAGGTCGAGCTGGAGGTGGCGGGCGCGACCGACACCACGGTTGTGGTGGTGAACCCTGGTTGGGGGGACGCGGTGCAGGCCAACAAGGCTGGCCTCCTGGAGATCGCCGATCTCCTCGTCATCAACAAGGCCGACCGCCCCGGCGCCCGCGAGACCCACCGCGACCTGGCGCTCATGCTGGAGCTGTCGACGTTCGGCGACTGGCGGCCGCCGATCGTGGAGACCGTGGCCTCGACCGGCAAGGGGATCACCGAGCTGTCGGGGGAGCTCGCTCGCCATCGGGCGTTCCAGGAGGAGCGGGGGGCGCTGGATCGACGACGGGCGCAGCGCCTCGAGGACGAGCTGCGCACGATCGTGACCCGGCGACTGGAGCAGCGGGCGGACAGCCTGTCGACGGGCGCGTCGTTCGACAGCATGAGGTCGGCGATGATCGAGCGCCGCCTCGACCCCTACCAGGCGGCCGACGAGATCCTCGACGGCCTGGTCGGTTAG